In the Paenibacillus sp. FSL H7-0357 genome, one interval contains:
- a CDS encoding metal-dependent hydrolase → MKITYYGHSALLVETEEVKVIIDPFLSGNPNSGISPDELSVDAVLLTHGHSDHFGDALEIAAKNDCPIFAVYELAEYCRIKGAQVKHMNTGGSHTYKGITVKYTQAFHSSSITEGDTWIYAGQPAGILLTIGGKTLFHAGDTALFGDMRLIGERNAIDIAALPIGDMLTMGPDDALLAARWLRADKVIPLHYNTFPAIAQDGAEFCDRLRQEGIQGYPLQAGESMEI, encoded by the coding sequence ATGAAAATCACCTATTACGGTCATTCGGCGCTGCTTGTTGAGACGGAGGAAGTCAAGGTTATTATTGATCCTTTTTTGTCGGGAAATCCGAATTCGGGGATCTCACCCGATGAGCTTTCGGTCGATGCTGTTCTGCTCACCCACGGACATTCCGATCATTTTGGAGATGCGCTGGAGATTGCCGCGAAGAATGACTGTCCGATCTTTGCTGTCTATGAACTGGCAGAATATTGCCGCATCAAAGGTGCGCAGGTCAAACACATGAATACCGGCGGCAGCCATACCTATAAAGGAATCACCGTGAAATATACCCAGGCCTTTCATTCCTCCTCCATTACAGAAGGGGATACCTGGATTTATGCCGGACAACCGGCGGGCATTCTGCTCACCATCGGAGGCAAAACCTTATTTCATGCCGGAGACACAGCATTGTTCGGAGATATGCGTCTGATCGGAGAACGAAACGCCATTGATATAGCGGCGCTGCCTATCGGGGACATGCTTACGATGGGGCCTGACGATGCGCTGCTGGCGGCAAGATGGCTTCGTGCGGACAAAGTGATTCCGCTGCATTACAATACATTTCCGGCGATTGCCCAGGATGGCGCAGAGTTCTGTGACCGGCTGCGGCAGGAGGGGATTCAGGGCTATCCGCTGCAAGCAGGGGAAAGTATGGAAATCTAA
- a CDS encoding UDP-N-acetylglucosamine--LPS N-acetylglucosamine transferase: MRKKRVLLFSEGFGTGHTGAAYALAEGIKLLNPDVQCRVIELGKFLNPTVAPWILSAYRKTVSSQPKLVGMMYKTQYNKSLNRLTKLALHRVFYTHALQVIEQLKPDLIICTHPIPAAVISRLKRQGLNVPLFTLITDYDAHATWVNAEADRYLVSTPRVKSILTGRGVSPELVTVTGIPVHPKFWERSNKTQLRKELGLADIPTVLIMGGGWGLMFGKDVMDSLTARMDDIQLIFCMGSNDKLVAKMQANPLLNHPNVRILGYSSEINKLMDASDLLITKPGGMTCTEGQAKGIPMLFYSAIPGQEEKNCQYFVELGLAEVLDSNVVDKWFSLLLREYAGLEELRKRRLAPERQQPHNCASTVLQLLGKPADGRTDLRGARTPARNEEAVYVTP, translated from the coding sequence ATGCGAAAGAAAAGAGTACTGCTGTTTTCGGAAGGCTTCGGCACGGGCCATACAGGGGCAGCCTATGCTCTCGCCGAAGGAATAAAGCTGTTGAATCCGGATGTACAATGCCGGGTCATCGAGCTGGGAAAATTCCTGAATCCTACGGTCGCTCCTTGGATTCTTTCCGCTTACCGTAAAACAGTCAGCAGCCAGCCCAAGCTGGTTGGCATGATGTATAAGACCCAATACAATAAATCACTGAACCGGTTGACGAAGCTTGCGCTTCACCGGGTTTTTTATACACATGCCTTACAGGTTATCGAGCAGCTTAAGCCGGATTTAATTATTTGCACACATCCCATTCCCGCAGCCGTCATTTCGAGGTTGAAGCGGCAAGGGCTGAATGTCCCGCTCTTTACACTCATAACGGATTATGACGCACACGCCACCTGGGTCAACGCTGAAGCTGACCGGTATCTAGTCTCTACTCCACGGGTAAAATCAATTCTGACCGGCCGCGGGGTATCTCCCGAGCTTGTGACGGTCACCGGCATACCGGTGCATCCGAAGTTCTGGGAGCGTTCCAACAAGACGCAGCTCCGCAAGGAACTCGGGCTCGCCGATATTCCTACCGTGCTCATTATGGGCGGAGGCTGGGGACTCATGTTCGGCAAGGATGTTATGGACTCGCTCACGGCCCGAATGGATGATATCCAGCTGATCTTCTGCATGGGCAGCAACGACAAGCTTGTGGCCAAGATGCAGGCCAATCCCCTGCTGAACCATCCCAACGTGAGGATACTTGGTTACAGCAGTGAAATCAACAAGCTGATGGACGCCTCCGATCTGCTGATTACGAAGCCCGGTGGAATGACCTGCACGGAAGGCCAGGCCAAAGGAATACCGATGCTCTTCTACAGCGCTATTCCCGGCCAGGAAGAGAAGAATTGCCAGTATTTCGTGGAGCTTGGCTTAGCCGAGGTGCTGGATTCGAATGTCGTGGACAAATGGTTCTCCCTCCTGCTGCGTGAATATGCCGGACTGGAGGAGCTGCGGAAGCGCCGGCTGGCTCCAGAGCGCCAGCAACCGCATAATTGCGCCTCTACGGTACTGCAGCTGCTGGGCAAACCGGCTGATGGAAGAACCGATTTGCGGGGAGCGCGGACACCGGCCCGCAATGAAGAGGCCGTCTATGTTACCCCTTAA